From the Aphis gossypii isolate Hap1 unplaced genomic scaffold, ASM2018417v2 Contig00647, whole genome shotgun sequence genome, one window contains:
- the LOC126554916 gene encoding uncharacterized protein LOC126554916: MSNNSTPSFDGYEYRRILEEIPFEDDAQIMIEHDENGYLAITASEDSGYSTHRESQIGIWYRAFSPIHSPATPLLPRPSQGLFDLCRRFRPNHPHPTCSRRQRRDRLCLE, translated from the exons ATGTCTAATAATTCAACACCAAGTTTTGACGGCTATGAATATAGAAGGATTCTAGAGGAGATACCATTCGAAGATGACGCTCAAATAATGATCGAACACGACGAAAACGGATATTTGGCCata actgCATCCGAAGATAGTGGGTACTCCACTCACCGAGAGTCGCAGATAGGTATTTGGTATCGTGCGTTTTCACCAATTCATTCACCTGCAACACCATTACTACCACGGCCATCTCAGGGCCTTTTCGATCTTTGTCGCCGATTCCGTCCGAACCATCCTCACCCGACATGTTCGCGGAGACAACGCCGAGACCGATTGTGCTTAGAGTGA
- the LOC126554918 gene encoding uncharacterized protein LOC126554918, whose amino-acid sequence MKKFYRDKIKLMYTDTNSLIYHVQTKILYGFGCYPSLLDRMDTANLPSDHPCYVADRKKRPGFFSDEVYGNVITEFCALRAKSYDFNVYAGAEDIVGGEKIKAKGIRAHVVKNHMTMEDHRKCLFGEAGVEAYKENVSIRSFNHQLVTMKTRKLTYNSYDDKRVVLEDKINTLAHGHYSIE is encoded by the exons ATGAAGAAGTTCTAtagagataaaataaaattaatgtatactgatacga atTCTTTGATATATCATGTTCAGACGAAGATTTTATATGGATTTGGCTGCTACCCTAGCTTGTTGGACCGGATGGACACTGCTAACCTGCCCAGTGACCATCCGTGTTATGTGGCAGATAGGAAGAAGAGGCCAGGATTCTTTTCCGATGAAGTCTATGGTAATGTGATTACCGAGTTCTGTGCGTTGAGGGCAAAGTCCTACGATTTTAATGTGTATGCTGGAGCAGAGGACATAGTTGGTGGTGAAAAGATCAAGGCGAAGGGTATCAGAGCTCATGTTGTTAAGAACCACATGACGATGGAAGACCATAGGAAGTGTTTGTTTGGTGAAGCTGGAGTGGAGGCATACAAGGAGAATGTATCAATACGGTCATTCAACCACCAGCTAGTAACGATGAAGACCAGGAAGTTGACTTATAATAGTTACGATGACAAGAGGGTGGTGTTGGAAGACAAAATAAACACACTGGCCCATGGCCATTATAGCATAGAGtaa